The genomic DNA taaatttaattgaaaaaaaaaaacttccacaatttttttaaaaaaatatttttttaaactttagtgacgtgtcaaaaagtggcacgtcaaaaaaattattggcgtgtcaatttctgacacgtcaataatatGTTTGACTTGCCActttttgacacatcaataaattattgacgtggtgaaactgccacgtcaaaaaaataaaattgatgtgcCAATTTCTGACACATTAGTAATTTTTaatgtgtcaaaattggcacgtcaaaaaattgaaatttttgacaccTGCCTTATTAACCTTTGACACATGtcaatattgacatgtcaaaaaaggtttttgacgtgtcaatatgcTTGACACGTCTGAAACTATCGGTcaacaaaaacctttttttttgtactgATAGTATTAAAGGCAGAGGTCCTAAGTTGGAATATTTACTCCATCAATTCAtttcccatttaattaaaaaatttcacttgTTGGGTCTCACAAGTGTTGattgaattattaaatttacccaTTCCTATAAACTTGaactttttggaaaaataatgatttgCACAAATTACCCTAAAGTAAGGAAGCTTAAAATTTCTTGCatatatcctatatatataaataataataataataataataataataatctatcaTTCTTGTCGATTTTCCATCACAAGTTACGTAGCCCGGCACTTAACAATATCTCCTTAATTGCTCTAATTAAATACCTTTTTGGAAGCTCTAATTGAGTATGAAAAAGACCACaatatatttgttttcaaaattaagaATCAATTTGACATGtgaaattttcaagaaaataacttaaaattttgatgggttttcaCGATCAATAATGTTCtttaaccataatttttttgtgatgGCTTGAAGTTCCTTGAAGCTTTTATTTCGCTGTGTTCAGCAAGGCTTAGATTGACTTGTGCACGTATTGCAGAATGAGTTTTCGGCTTAGGTCAGCTTATTTCGCCCCAATCAACGGGTGATGGCTACACTGTTTGTCCATAAGGCCAACTAAAAATGCTTCAACCCACATGGCTTATCCCTTCTTGCCTTGAGCAGAACCAGGTTGCCAATTGGGATTTGACATAAGACATGAAATTCATACCATGCAAGAACTCATTGGGCTGGAAAAACATAAGGGAATTTAGGGGGTGTATGTAGAAGAaattacagttagcggttaatgtcTTTAACTGCAATCGCATTAGACAGTTTTAAAATAACTATTGATTAGTGGTTATTGAAACCCACAAATGCTCCACATAACTGCTTTTTAGGTATGAATCTTTTGGGCAGATTTTAGTGGTTTGGGACTAAGTTTGGCCTCTTTTTAGAACCTATTTTAATAGTTTTGGACTATTTATGGTCAATTTTAAATGGtattaaacactaaaacaaTTATTAGTGGTTATACAATTATTAGTTATTGGTTATTAGTGGTAGTGTCAAAACGATTGAAAATttaatacccttaattgagagtttttaaactttgaagaaCAACGATTAAGTAAGGATGTGATACCAATTTGATGCGGGGCAAAATAATCACATAAATCACACAACAAAATTtggctaaaaagtaaaaacctaagagaagagaaagaagctaGAAAGAGAAAGGAGGCAGAATTCGAAGAAACAGAGgtaagaaagagagaagaggggagaagagaaagatgagTGAGAATATAACTTTCTCATAATTTTATCCCATCAAATTCTGTCTCTATTACACCACAATGCATGCTTAAATAGACAACTAAATCTTAGGGCAATGCTTATTTATTAACTTACGTAACATAGCAATGCCCATTATTTAGTTACCTAAAGTAATTTAGggtaaaacctaaataaaattattacaaaccCAATTATTCAACTCTTATTGTTCCACATGAATTTACCAGATTGATAAGCGGATAATATGCGTGGAAGTTTGATATCTAGCCATGGGTCAGTCAATTTCAATATCTCTTCGATGAATTGGGTTTTGAAGATCTGGAGGTAAGGATCCCAATAAGATAGCGTTAACATAATCTTGAGGACAATGTGCTGCTACTCCGGGAATTACCAATCCAACCAATCTAATGATTGTCATCAACCAACTTTCCTTGTACTCCCGACCCTTTTTATATGGGATTATCAAACTCCGGACCAGCTCCCAAATTGCATTTAAACACTTCGGTATGGACCATTTTAATAAGTAGTTTTTATTCGGCTCCACCGATCGAACCTGGACTCCAAATCAGGAGACTTGGTGTTAATCTAAaatgagaatgagagagagagagagagagagaactgaCCTCTCCTTCATAGAAGCTATTGTAGTAGACGCAAGGCCCCCAGTGctcaaaaaagatattagcTTCATCATCAAAAGGGATCCTAGGCACCATGTCATGGCAGTAAACATACCTCAAATACTTGACATCATACTTGTCTATCTTCTCCATATAATCCCCGAGGTGCTTGTTTCCCACCCTTGGTTGTCCAAATGTGTACACCCCCTCCAACCTATCCAACAACCATGCCTCCTCGTGCATTGCTAGAACAGTCATAAACAGAACCGCTAATGCTCCACCTAAGCTGTGGCCCGTTAATATAAATTTCGCACTCTTATTCTCTTGCAATATGTCTCTCAGCCTTTGCCTGATTGCGTAGTAAGCAAATTGTCGTTGGTTGCTTCCTTGTTCTATTTCTTGAGGCCAGCCTGTGTCCTTTTGCAGGCCCAGAGCTTTCATAAAGCCACTATGAACATTACCCACCCCCTTAAACTCAATCCATGAAAGATCGACATCTGTCCACCATGCTATTGGATCGAATGGGCCGGTGCCCTTAAATGCAACCACGATCAGGTTTGGTTGAGCTCTTGTATCTTGGAACATCATGGCTTTAGTTGAAGGTTGTTCTAGGTAATCTATCAGCATTATTGGATTACaacatgttagagattgtctaATTTATACGTCTCCAGATATATCTCTAACATcaacataataataattattattattattattttctgttgtcaaaaaagaagagaaaaaatagtGTATAATTGCAGGCAAAGCATATactaaaagaaggaaaaaaaaataaaaaataaaaaatagtgtaTAATTTTAACTTTATAAAAATTGTCATGCACGGACATTACGTACCAAAAATTGTCACAAATAGTacggaaattcaaaatttagtcCTCGAATTAGCATGGAGAGACAATATAAAGAGTGGTTTATTTTCTCCAATTAACAAATTTTGTGTACagtatataaaataatttcaagaaattaaTTAGGAGGCATTTTTCAGGTCAAGTGCACCGCACCAGTTCAACTCGATCGCAGCCCCTACTtcgagggagagagagagaagtgtgaTTTCTTTCATATCAAGGTTAGGCAAGAATACTTTCACGTGCGGATGatgctacatatatatatatatatatatatatatatatatatatatatatatatattatatacagaTATACTCATCCAAAAAGGTAACGTGCATGTTATGAATAGCATCAACATGTGAATCACGACCACAACGACAACAGTGTTGTTAGAgtattatagtttttattaaactCAATTTATAAACTAATATGACAGTctataattgaaaaaataattaagccAAAAATTTGACTCTTGccaattttattaattagtcactaacttcttttttcttttttaattgaatacgGAAAAAAGTTATAGGAGAGAATGGTTCTCactcttgatatatatatatatatatatatatatatatataaaagcaaaagaGACGTGGTTTGATCAATTATATACTCTTACTTATTTGATCAATTATATATTGTCTCAtcaatttgtatgaaaattgtagtaaaagttataaaattaatccaaacattTTTCCTGGCGATCGAGGTGTGATTTCACATGAAAACAAATTTATAGTTTGCTAATTTTAAGAGAAGTACCCAACTCAGACTACAAAATTCGGCAGAAATTTTGACTGGAAGTTTTTGACGTATCAATGCCATTGACACGTTAAAAACctcttttgacgtgtcatttttgacGTTTAGCCGCGGTTAAAAGGGGGATGTCAAAAATCCCGAGTTTTTATATACAGTACTTGAAGTAACCTAGGCATGCATGTGGCTGTCTAACCATAAACTGTTAAGGATTATTATATACGATGGTTGCATCTTACCGTTCCAGAAAACGTTGTCGAACCCCAAGTATTCCATCTGcgcaaaaatgaaaaagaaaattaataatcatAAATAAGATGGCAAAATTAAACAAAggtattatatatgttttatcaTGTAAATAATAGTCGTTACACTCCAGTGATCTCTGACTGTCTTTTGAACGAATGCTTCATTTTCGTATGCTAATTTGGAGGCCATCATGGCGAGGGATGCATTatattttgggtcactaggtCTAATGCTTTTGTCTAATTCCACTCTTTGATCAAGATTTCCCACCACAGATGTGAACATTGCTGATGACCTATTCGGCCACACAAAATTTCCTGCATAAATGAACCAAATCATGATTTAATTATGAATTTGTTATCATTAATTACAATTTCATTATAACAATACATAATTATAATAGCAGTATCACTGCATGCATGCAATTTTGGCAtacatgcttgcatattaattAGAAAGAAACCTTTTAAGACATTTGAAAGAAGATTCAGCCCCAGCTCCAGCATTTTTCCTATCTTATCCATTGGGTTCCCCAAGTAAAGGAGGAGTTTCTGTGCAAAGAGGGAGATGAATATGTACCATCGGCGCCAAAAACCTTCCAGCTTTGGCTCTTCCTTGCACTGGATGAATCCATGGCCACTTGTATTTGATGTAGAGAAAAGCAGATACCAAACAAGACCAAATAAACTTGCATCTTCTGGCTTAAGCAACATATAATGGTCGCAGAATTTACTCTCATGACAAGCTACCATGGCTTAGAggcaatgaagaagatgattgaTTGATTAGTTGCTATTTCAACGTGTCAATTGAGAATACTTTGGAAATATGCAAAAGTGAATTCATATTTATATATCTGTGATTTTATACTGTAGTTCTTTAAGTTTCAAACATTGGAAAAGAATAGGTAAATGCTTATGATAATGGACATGGAATAATCCTATTACTTTGAGGAAAAGGGTCTTCTCCATTTTGAATAAAATGCAGAAAAACCAATTCTATTTATAATTGTTGCCAAATTATTTGGAAGGTGGGTCACTCGCTTGAACAATAAAGAATCAAGTCAATCTTGTTGCTTAAGTCCGGTCAATTGTGGTATATACACTTCAATTTGGGTGCTCTTTACGGGCTGTTTGTGATTgcatcaaataataattttaaaagtgtttttagtatttaagtCATTTCACACAAATAAGatgtttgtttgataaaaacaattttttgagttttttggcCCAAATATGTGTTTTAGGAAAACTTTCaaaatgagggtttttttttaaataaataataaataataaataataataataataataataataataataataaatattcaaGCTTTTtctatagataaaaaaaaattattttccaatgCAATTACAAATAGGTTCTAAGCTGACCGTCACCATGGACTCTAATTTAGATaccaaatatattaaaaatgggTAATCACATAATAAACCTTAAAATTGGATCTCTTAGTTTTaaa from Corylus avellana chromosome ca6, CavTom2PMs-1.0 includes the following:
- the LOC132185086 gene encoding triacylglycerol lipase OBL1-like — its product is MVACHESKFCDHYMLLKPEDASLFGLVWYLLFSTSNTSGHGFIQCKEEPKLEGFWRRWYIFISLFAQKLLLYLGNPMDKIGKMLELGLNLLSNVLKGNFVWPNRSSAMFTSVVGNLDQRVELDKSIRPSDPKYNASLAMMASKLAYENEAFVQKTVRDHWSMEYLGFDNVFWNDYLEQPSTKAMMFQDTRAQPNLIVVAFKGTGPFDPIAWWTDVDLSWIEFKGVGNVHSGFMKALGLQKDTGWPQEIEQGSNQRQFAYYAIRQRLRDILQENKSAKFILTGHSLGGALAVLFMTVLAMHEEAWLLDRLEGVYTFGQPRVGNKHLGDYMEKIDKYDVKYLRYVYCHDMVPRIPFDDEANIFFEHWGPCVYYNSFYEGEVRSVEPNKNYLLKWSIPKCLNAIWELVRSLIIPYKKGREYKESWLMTIIRLVGLVIPGVAAHCPQDYVNAILLGSLPPDLQNPIHRRDIEID